Genomic DNA from Shewanella woodyi ATCC 51908:
GGTTACGAAGAAGCAGCCACCAAGGAATCGTACAAAGTAGAATGGGTATGAAGCTTCGATACTCTCAACAAAGCTATAAGTCAATGTACCGTCAGAGTTAACTGCACGCCACATCAGACCTTGCATCACACCAGAGATCCACATAGAAACGATATATAGAACAGTACCGATAGTTGCCAGCCAGAAATGGACATTAACCAAATTTGAGCTGTACATACGACCGTGTCCATATAGAACCGGGATAAGGTGGTAAAGAGAACCAATAGACACCATAGCAACCCAACCTAGCGCACCAGAGTGAACGTGACCAACCGTCCAATCAGTATAGTGAGATAGTGCGTTTACTGTCTTGATTGCCATCATTGGGCCTTCGAAGGTAGACATACCGTAGAAAGACAATGAAACAACAAGGAAACGTAATACAGGGTCAGTTCTTAGTTTATGCCAAGCACCAGAAAGGGTCATGATACCGTTAATCATACCACCCCAAGAAGGAGCGAATAGGATTAGAGACATCACCATACCAAGTGACTGGGTCCAATCTGGAAGTGCTGTGTAGTGAAGGTGGTGAGGACCAGCCCAAATATACAAAGCAATCAATGCCCAGAAGTGAACAATAGAGAGACGGTAAGAGTAAACAGGACGGCCCGCTTGCTTAGGAACAAAGTAGTACATCATACCTAAGAAACCAGCAGTAAGCAGGAAGCCTACAGCGTTATGTCCGTACCACCACTGCACCATAGCATCAACTGCACCAGCATATAGAGAGTAAGACTTCCATAGGCTAACAGGTACAGCCATAGAGTTAACTATGTGCAATACAGCAACAGTGATAATGAAGGCACCAAAGAACCAATTCGCTACATAAATATGGGATGTAGTACGCTTGATTATCGTGCCGAAGAAGACTACAGCGTAACATACCCAAACTAAGGTAATTGCGATATCAATTGGCCACTCTAGCTCAGCGTATTCTTTACCACTTGTAATACCAAGAGGCAGAGTGATCACTGCAGACAGAATGATGGCTTGCCAACCCCAGAAGGTAAATGCGGCTATTTTAGGTGCAAATAACTTGGTTTGACAGGTACGTTGAACGATGTAGTAGGATGTTGCGAAAAGTGCTGAAGTACCAAACGCGAAAATCACGGCATTTGTATGCAGAGGTCTAAGACGACTGTAAGTTAACCATGGAGTATCGAAGTTTAGTTGTGGCCAGATTAACTGAGCCGCGATCAATACACCGACTGACATACCAATAATTCCCCACAAAACGGTCGTGAGTGCAAATTGGCGAACAACGGTGTAATTGTAATCAGCGCCTTGAGGCTGGGAATGGTTCATTTTATTGCTTCCACTGCTTATTACTTATACTTATAGTGAGTAAACTAAAACTTTACCCGTGAAAAATGACATAACTATGCATTCCCTACGGAACACATGGGGGCATGTCAATGTGTTGCCCTGCAATTTTGTGATATTTGCAAGGTAAAGCAATGATACTTGAGCTATGTCAAAAAAGATAGGAATTGAGGTGTGTTAAAAGTTGATCTAGATCAAGCTACTACATAGAATGTAAAGACTTTACCACTAAAGGTTAATATTTGTGCTACCTGTTAAGTTTTTGTCTCAATTAAGGCTCTACTTTCCACTACTTATCATCTTAAGTCTCATGGGTTGCTCTAAAGAAAAGTCTCCTGAAACAAGCGGCTTTGTACAGGATGATACACTTTGCCAATTCCATTTGGGTTATTGTGACAAAAATGTTGCCGACATCAACTTACAACTCTTAATCACTCCCTTTGATACCCCAAGTGAAAAGCCACTGAATATCAGTATTATCAGCTCTAAGGAGATTGATGATCTTAAGGTTAAAATAGAGGGGAGGGATATGTTTATGGGGGTTATCCCTGTAAATATGAACAAAGCTGGTGAAAACATATATAAAGGGGAGCTAATATACGGTTCTTGTAGTAGTGATTATATGGTTTGGCGAGCGTTTGTTAGTTTTACGCTAAAAGGAGAGGCAAAAGTAGCCATCTTTGACTTTTTAGCAGATAACCAAGTCTAAAGAGACGTAATGACGAAAGAGTAAAGTTAGAGAGTGAGCCGAGGAGGGGAATTGACTCACTCTCTAGAGAAAGCAGTAATAATTAATCGTGTAACTTCTCTTTTAACATGTTAAAGACCTCAATATTTTCAATAAACAGATCCAACAACACAGGGTCGAAGTGGCTACCAGAGCCCTCTTTCATCGCTTTCATCACCTCCTCTAATGGCCATGCCGGCTTATAGCAGCGTGCATGTGAAAGCGCATCAAATACATCGGCAATGGCGACAATTCTCGCAAAAATGTGTATATCCTCTCCCTTTAAACCCGAAGGGTAGCCCGAGCCATCAAACTTCTCGTGATGCTGAAGTGAGATGATGCTTGCAGCCTTTAAGATAGGCCGTTCAGATCTCGCTAAAATATCATGACCAACTTGAGGGTGCTGGCGCATAACGCTCCATTCGGCAGCATCTAACTTCCCAGGCTTTAACAAAATCGAATCTGGTGTAGCAATCTTACCGATGTCATGCATGGGAGATGCGTGCTTAATCAACTCGGCATCCTGTACATCAAGACCAGCAATGAGCGCAAGCTTAAAGCAGTAAGCAGCCATACGTTTAACATGGTTTGCCGCCTCTTTAGAGCGACTCTCTACCACATCCCCCAGTCGCAGAATAAGCTCCGACTGAGTATCTTCTAACTCCTTATTGAGCAGCAGGTTTTCAAATGCAACGCCGACATTGATGGCAAAGATATCAATCAGTTTCTTATCGAGATCATCAATACTATTGATCCCACCCATATACATAAGGTTCACCCAGCCACTCTTAGCGGGGAAATAGCCAACGAAGCAGTCTTTCTCATAGATACAGTTTTTCTCTTTCAACGCCTGCAGCAGCTTCTCTTTAATATTCTCGGGGATCTCTTTGTCATGATGGCTTGAATATTGGCCAGTTCCTGCGAGAACTCTAAGTTTATTTGCGCTGACCTGCTCACTCATAGCATCGACAGAGCTGCAGGAGAAAAGAAGGGTTTCACTATCGAAATTAAGTAGGGTAGCAACTTGGGTTAATAAGCCGTCAGCAAAGTTATGTAGGGTTCTCAACTCGAACAAACCTGAGGTGGCTTGAACCACTCTTTCAAGCCCTTTACGATGCCTGATCTGGCTCTCTTTAGCTTCCTCTATCTGCATAATATCGCGGTAGGATCTTAATGCGGAGTAAACACTGGTAACGAGTTTTCGCGAATCAAGCTCAGCCTTGGCTTTATAATCATTAATATCATAATTAACAATTACATCCTCTTCTGGCGCTTGACCTGGTTGGCCAGTTCGTAAGATTAAGCGGATTGCCTTATTAACATGATCTTCCCTTATCCACCTAACCAGCTCTAAACCTGCGTGATCACTCTCCATCACTACATCAACGAATGCCATCGCGATATTCTTCTCTTTGAGTAAGATCTGTTTCGCTTCTTCACCGCTATATGCATTGATAAATTCCAATGTACGGTTATCGAGTTTAAATCTTGATAGCGCGAGTTTGGTGACAGTATGGACATCAGGTTCATCATCAACGATAAGGATCTTCCATGCAGGCCCGGAATTGGCCTGTGGCGCCTTTTTTTTACCAGAAAAGAGTGGGCTCTTCTTTGCTATATCGATCAGCATTAGACAACCTCAACAATGTTAAAAAGTTTTATCCCTGTTCATTGAGTGTAGAACAATGTCAAGGACAGTGGAAAATAGTCAAAAAAAAAAGGAGTAAGTGAGACGGCAAGCTCAAAGTGGTTTACACGTAGTTGATAACCATTCTCATTTAAGTGTAATATCTGGTTAACGCTACTCTACAAGGTAATACCATGCGCACTTCCCATGTTAATCTGTCAATTTCAGCCGATAAACTCGCCAAATTAATCCACTCTGGTGAGCTATGTGCAGCTGATTTTCGGTGTTTAGATCATGAATCTAAGCAAACTGTATGGCAGCTATGTCTATTGTGTTGCAGTAAAAGAGTCGGTTGTCTTAACCCGTGCTCTACACCTTGCAGCCAATCGACCAACTTTGTCACTCAGCCCGATTCAAATACAAGTATTGAACAAGTTGACGAAATAACAAGTTCTGGTAACAAAATCACCAACATAATTTAATTTTCGCGGCGTGATAAGCCGAATATTCTTAACGAATAAGGCGGTAAAATCCCCATGGGCGTTAGGATAAATCAAATCCGCACAACTTCATGACATATGACGATTTACGCGTTAAGATCAATAAGTTAATTTTCTCAAAGAGATGTGAAGCATCAAAAGTGTGTTTCCTACCTTTATAATAGAGCGCCTATGTTAATGCCCCCAGTGTTACCCCTATTTGAATCTTCAATCCATATTCATGAGGGGAATACCTATATCAACCAATACATTACTCAAATCAGTATCAACCAAGTCGATGATGCGGGGCTGCTCTATGAGCATGCAACTGAACTCCTTTATGAGCAGAAGAGTAACGAAAATAGCTATAAAGCTTATCGAAGTGAATTAACGACCTTCTTTCATTGGTGTTTTGATGTCGCCAAACTTTCACCAGCAAAGCTCACGAGGAGAGAGATATCTCGCTATCTTGATTATTGCGAGAACCCGCCCAAAGCGTTAATAGGCTACTTTAATGTCGCCCAGTTTAAGCTTGATAAAGCCAGCGGAGACAGGATGCCGAATCCAGCTTGGCGACCCTTTGTTGGTAAAAAGAAGCTGGGCAAAGAGCAGGACTATACGCTCAGTGAAAACGCCTTAAAAACCAAAGTCGCGATTCTCTCCTCCTTTTATAGCTACTTAATGAGCGAGGACTTTTGTGAACGTAATCCAGCACAAGCTTGGATGAATCACAGCCGCTTCTCATCAAAGAAGAAGTACCAGATAAAAGATGAAGAGGGCAGTATGCTCTCGTTTACTGAGCTGCAATGGTCATATGTGATCTCAACCGTCGAGCACCTGGCAAAAGAGCAACCTGAGCTTCATCAGCGCAGCTTGTTTCTAATTAAGCTTATCTATTTCTGCTACCTGAGAATTTCAGAAGTCAGTGCAAGGGCGGGTTACACACCTGTGATGGAGCAGTTCAGACAAAACAGCCAAACGGGGATCTGGAGCTTCTATATTCCACAAAGCAAAGGTGGCAAGCAGCGCTCCGTCGCAATATCAAAGGGGCTATTAGCAGGGCTAGTTGAGTACAGACGATTTCTGAAGCTTCCAGATTTCCCGGTTATTGGCGAAAATCACCCACTGTTTATACGCCATCGTGCAGCTGGTAGGGGCAGGGAAGTTGGCACACTTAACGCAAACCTAGGCATACGCCAAATTCGTGAAGAGATAGATAAGATCATCGAAAATGCAGCTAAAAGCATCGAAAATGATGGATTATTCGAAGATGCGTATCAGATGAGAAAGTTAACCGCGCATAATATTAGGCACACAGGGATCACCCACGACATCAATATTAATGGGCGGCCACTGTCACACGTACAAGCAGACGCCGGCCATGAGAGTATCGATACCACCTCACAATATCTGCATACTTCACAAATTGAGCGCCATCACAGCGCCCAGAACAAACCATTAGATCACTTACACGGTATCGAATAAAAGTACCGTTTAAGCGTTATCCCCATGGCGCGTTAAGAGTGTTTTGTTTCCGATGGTAAAGAGGCGTTTGAATTTTGGTCTCGCTGCGGATTCCCTTGGTGTAATGCGGCCCTAGTAGTCAAAAGAAAAAGCCGAAGAAACAGCCGATGTGACCATCCCAAGTAAAGCGCCTTATTGGTGGGGGCAGCTCATAAGGAAAGGTCGTGCCCGTGGCCTATCTCCCATTTTTGCACTTACACAGCGCCCAGCAGAGTCTGATAAAACAGCGATCGGTAACGCCACACTCTCTAACAAAAAGTTGAACAGGAAGCCAAATAGAAAATAACACAGAAAAAGAATGCGCATAGATGACCGTAAAATTAACGGAAAATAGTTAGGTAAACTGCTAAGTGGCCAAAATGAAGAATTAGTAGGGTTAAAACCTCTGGATTATGTAGAAAGAAACGATATTACGGGGGATATTAAAAAGCGTAACTTGAATAGAAACCAACCTAAATTTTATAGAATAAATTTGAATTTCATAGATATTACGCACAGTTACTTGATATCGATATTGAGCAAGAGTGTATTAGACAGTAGGATGCATGTTATCCAAGTTAGACTGCACACACTTTATAAGGCTAGAAATGATGTGGTGGGCAACACTGATCGGTGTTCGTTGCACATTAACATAATGTCTTAATCAACGTTTAAGCGTGCTTTAAATATATTTTATGGAGTTAGGTATGGCTGGTGAACGTTCAAAAAGTATAGGCGAAATTGGTGAAAGCATCGCTGAAAACTTTTTTAGTAAAATTGGCTGGGGATCACCTCAAAAAGGTGTATATTACCCGTGTTACAATAAGAAAAACCATGCACTAAAAGCCTCTGTTGGTGGAGAAAAACATCAGCATGGTATCGATTTCCAAGTGTCGTATAAATCAACTTTAGAATCTGAAACTTTAAATAACTTATTAATTTCTGTTAAACATAGTAAAGATAGACAGTATCCAAAGTCTGCAACTAAAGAATTTAAAGGGTACATTAGTGATCTGGTCGATTCTATGCAATGCTTTAAGCGATCACCACATTATCGTGATATATCATCAAGTCATGCAGGATGTAGAACAATAAATGATATACCTGTTCTTTTCTTTATCTCAAGTAAAGACAATGAACACTACGACTTCACAAGTCATTTACAAAACTCGAGATTCATGAATGATTACGATGATGTAAAAGAGCTATATATCATTGACAACAGGAAGGTTTCATTCATATTAAATGTTTTGAATTATATAGAAAGTCATTATCCAGATTATGAATGGTACTTTTTCCACCCTTCAACAGGTATGAACATTGGTGACATCAACATTCGCCAGCATAGCAAACAAATGCAGATTGAATTTCTTACTAGTCCTTTTATACCTTTTGTTTTGAAAAAGAAGATCGGTGATCATGAAACATGTAAGTTTTTCTTAGCATCCATTGACAGTTTCACTCAAGATAATTTTTCAAAGCTAGTTACATATTGTAGAAATAATACAAGTGATAACATCAGTGATGTAGAGATATCAATGCACGATTATTTTCTCGATGACAACTTAGGAGATACAAGGAAAGTGCTTAGTGCTCATGATATAGAGTTAGATGTTAAAGTTTCAAATTATAACCCTAGTTTTAGGAGTCTAGCTAATGAGTAATGTATTTTTTATCCCTACAGGTGATTATCTAAGACAATTCATTGGGAACTCAATGGTAAAACCTTCTGACATTAAAGATATATTAAAAAAAAGAGGGGTGTATTCATCTTCTAATGAGAAAAAAACACTGGGACCAATATTGGTTAAAAGCGGAATATCTCCTGAAGAATTTGAATCGTTAAAGGAATCCATTCAAACAAAAGAAGAAAACCCAAAGGTTCAAAGCCGAAAACTAAAATGGGAAAGTGATGATAGTCTAATAGAAGCTATTCCTCACAATTTTGACTTTTCAAATTTAGTAGATGATCCTTTTGGGGTTCTTTCTATTGATAATGCGCCAGTGTTTACAGTTGCAGGGGATGGTACTAACACTAACCACTTAATAGCTGAAGTCACATTAAAACGAAATGATAAAACAAAGAATTTTGGTGATGATGTTACTTATCACCAATGCTCGATAGAGCTTCGAATTGATGATGATAAAAATGTGAGTTTGAATGTTTTAACAAAGCATTCTTCAAAAGAAACCTTAAATTTAGTCAATAAAGTTACTAGGCGTATACACAATCATTTGAAAGATAACGGCTATGTAAGTAATGAACCAATTGAAAAAATATTATTCGGAAATTTCACTAATGAAAATCGAATAGATTTCCTTGTCGCAATGGCAAAATCAAATGAAAAATATCTGTATTACAAAGATATGAAAAAAGTACATATGTCTCCAGATGAGGATGTGAAAGGAGTAGTCCCTACAGAGATAGAGCTTTTCGAAAAAAAAGTAAATGACCTTATGTTCAAAGGAAAAAACCTAGATTCAAGTGTTTACTTGAAAAAAAATGCACTTAAAAAGCATATTAAACTGTGTAGTGTTACTTCAAGATATGAGCTTGATGATAATGAGCATCAAGGTAGTTGCTTAGTTCGAATTCACTTTCCTGAATTTGATGATGATAGTGAATTACTTATGGAAGTAGAGAATTTAAATATACAAAAAAAACTACCTGCAGAATTAAAGTCAGATATAAAACTACAAATACTAAAGTTTTTAGAAACTAAAAAAATGACCTTGTACACTAAGTACTCAAAAAAGCAATCTAACCCGTAGCAATTCTTACTGACATAAAAATAGACTTAGGCTTTAAAACTGAACTCTACTATTCTAAGAAAAGTCCAAACCGTACCCGTTAACGGGTACGGTTTTTTTATGCCTGTTATTTACTCAATCTTGGCCACGTAAACCTTTAGCCCAGCTCTATATCAGAGCGAAAGAATCACCTTGTCGTCGTGTCATAGGATAGGGCGGGTTAA
This window encodes:
- the ccoN gene encoding cytochrome-c oxidase, cbb3-type subunit I, translating into MNHSQPQGADYNYTVVRQFALTTVLWGIIGMSVGVLIAAQLIWPQLNFDTPWLTYSRLRPLHTNAVIFAFGTSALFATSYYIVQRTCQTKLFAPKIAAFTFWGWQAIILSAVITLPLGITSGKEYAELEWPIDIAITLVWVCYAVVFFGTIIKRTTSHIYVANWFFGAFIITVAVLHIVNSMAVPVSLWKSYSLYAGAVDAMVQWWYGHNAVGFLLTAGFLGMMYYFVPKQAGRPVYSYRLSIVHFWALIALYIWAGPHHLHYTALPDWTQSLGMVMSLILFAPSWGGMINGIMTLSGAWHKLRTDPVLRFLVVSLSFYGMSTFEGPMMAIKTVNALSHYTDWTVGHVHSGALGWVAMVSIGSLYHLIPVLYGHGRMYSSNLVNVHFWLATIGTVLYIVSMWISGVMQGLMWRAVNSDGTLTYSFVESIEASYPFYFVRFLGGCFFVTGMLIMAYNVFKTVKAPKESLPALAEA
- a CDS encoding tyrosine-type recombinase/integrase, which translates into the protein MLMPPVLPLFESSIHIHEGNTYINQYITQISINQVDDAGLLYEHATELLYEQKSNENSYKAYRSELTTFFHWCFDVAKLSPAKLTRREISRYLDYCENPPKALIGYFNVAQFKLDKASGDRMPNPAWRPFVGKKKLGKEQDYTLSENALKTKVAILSSFYSYLMSEDFCERNPAQAWMNHSRFSSKKKYQIKDEEGSMLSFTELQWSYVISTVEHLAKEQPELHQRSLFLIKLIYFCYLRISEVSARAGYTPVMEQFRQNSQTGIWSFYIPQSKGGKQRSVAISKGLLAGLVEYRRFLKLPDFPVIGENHPLFIRHRAAGRGREVGTLNANLGIRQIREEIDKIIENAAKSIENDGLFEDAYQMRKLTAHNIRHTGITHDININGRPLSHVQADAGHESIDTTSQYLHTSQIERHHSAQNKPLDHLHGIE
- a CDS encoding response regulator, producing MLIDIAKKSPLFSGKKKAPQANSGPAWKILIVDDEPDVHTVTKLALSRFKLDNRTLEFINAYSGEEAKQILLKEKNIAMAFVDVVMESDHAGLELVRWIREDHVNKAIRLILRTGQPGQAPEEDVIVNYDINDYKAKAELDSRKLVTSVYSALRSYRDIMQIEEAKESQIRHRKGLERVVQATSGLFELRTLHNFADGLLTQVATLLNFDSETLLFSCSSVDAMSEQVSANKLRVLAGTGQYSSHHDKEIPENIKEKLLQALKEKNCIYEKDCFVGYFPAKSGWVNLMYMGGINSIDDLDKKLIDIFAINVGVAFENLLLNKELEDTQSELILRLGDVVESRSKEAANHVKRMAAYCFKLALIAGLDVQDAELIKHASPMHDIGKIATPDSILLKPGKLDAAEWSVMRQHPQVGHDILARSERPILKAASIISLQHHEKFDGSGYPSGLKGEDIHIFARIVAIADVFDALSHARCYKPAWPLEEVMKAMKEGSGSHFDPVLLDLFIENIEVFNMLKEKLHD
- the gapS4b gene encoding GapS4b family protein, which codes for MSNVFFIPTGDYLRQFIGNSMVKPSDIKDILKKRGVYSSSNEKKTLGPILVKSGISPEEFESLKESIQTKEENPKVQSRKLKWESDDSLIEAIPHNFDFSNLVDDPFGVLSIDNAPVFTVAGDGTNTNHLIAEVTLKRNDKTKNFGDDVTYHQCSIELRIDDDKNVSLNVLTKHSSKETLNLVNKVTRRIHNHLKDNGYVSNEPIEKILFGNFTNENRIDFLVAMAKSNEKYLYYKDMKKVHMSPDEDVKGVVPTEIELFEKKVNDLMFKGKNLDSSVYLKKNALKKHIKLCSVTSRYELDDNEHQGSCLVRIHFPEFDDDSELLMEVENLNIQKKLPAELKSDIKLQILKFLETKKMTLYTKYSKKQSNP
- the gapS4a gene encoding GapS4a family protein; this encodes MAGERSKSIGEIGESIAENFFSKIGWGSPQKGVYYPCYNKKNHALKASVGGEKHQHGIDFQVSYKSTLESETLNNLLISVKHSKDRQYPKSATKEFKGYISDLVDSMQCFKRSPHYRDISSSHAGCRTINDIPVLFFISSKDNEHYDFTSHLQNSRFMNDYDDVKELYIIDNRKVSFILNVLNYIESHYPDYEWYFFHPSTGMNIGDINIRQHSKQMQIEFLTSPFIPFVLKKKIGDHETCKFFLASIDSFTQDNFSKLVTYCRNNTSDNISDVEISMHDYFLDDNLGDTRKVLSAHDIELDVKVSNYNPSFRSLANE